In one window of Ovis aries strain OAR_USU_Benz2616 breed Rambouillet chromosome 3, ARS-UI_Ramb_v3.0, whole genome shotgun sequence DNA:
- the LAG3 gene encoding lymphocyte activation gene 3 protein has product MLWEAQFQVWLFLQLLWAAAVEAPEPGAEVPVVWAQEGAPAQLPCSPTIPLQDLSLPRTRQVTWQHVPESGSAAPTPRGPGPRRYTVLRLAPGGLRIGKLPLQPRVQLEEMGLQRGDFSLWLRPARRADAGEYHAAVRFGNRALACRLRLRVGQAAVTASPPGPLWTSSWVVLNCSFSRPDLPASVHWFRGPGRVPVQESPHHHLVGNFLFLPQVSSSDSGTWGCSLTYRDGFNVSITYNLNVLGLEPQAPLTVYAGAGSKVELPCRLPPGVGIQSSLTAMWTLPGGGPDLLVAGDRGNFTLRLEAVGQAQAGTYTCRIHLQGRQLSATVTLAVITVTPKPYGSSGSLRKPFCEVTPASGQERFVWSPLDKQSQRSSPGPWLLTPDSRPLSQPWQCRLYQGQRLLGTAVYLTELSHPGAQRSGRALGAARTAHLPLLILGLLFLFLLVTGAFSFHLWRRRWRPRRFSALENGTHPSQASSKTGELEPELEPEPDPEVEPEPEPEPESQPQLQPEQP; this is encoded by the exons ATGCTGTGGGAGGCTCAGTTCCAGGTCTGGCTGTTTCTGCAACTCCTATGGGCAGCTGCAG TGGAGGCTCCAGAGCCGGGGGCAGAGGTCCCAGTGGTGTGGGCCCAGGAGGGGGCTCCCGCCCAGCTCCCCTGCAGCCCCACAATCCCCCTCCAGGATCTCAGCCTTCCGCGTACAAGACAAGTCACTTGGCAGCATGTACCAGAGAG TGGCTCCGCGGCGCCCACCCCCCGGGGTCCCGGGCCCCGCCGCTACACAGTGCTGAGGCTGGCCCCCGGAGGCCTGCGCATTGGCAAGCTGCCCCTGCAGCCCCGCGTGCAGCTGGAAGAAATGGGCCTCCAGCGCGGGGACTTCTCGCTGTGGCTGCGCCCGGCCCGACGCGCCGACGCCGGCGAGTACCACGCCGCCGTGCGCTTCGGGAACCGCGCCCTTGCCTGCCGCCTCCGTCTGCGCGTGGGCCAGGCGGCGG TGACCGCCAGCCCCCCAGGGCCTCTGTGGACCTCCAGCTGGGTCGTCTTGAACTGCTCCTTCAGCCGCCCTGACCTCCCAGCCTCCGTGCACTGGTTCCGGGGCCCAGGCAGAGTCCCTGTTCAGGAGTCCCCACATCACCACTTAGTTGGAAACTTCCTCTTCCTGCCCCAAGTCAGCTCCTCGGACTCTGGGACCTGGGGCTGCAGTCTCACCTACAGAGATGGCTTCAATGTCTCCATCACGTACAACCTGAATGTTCTGG gccTGGAGCCCCAAGCCCCTCTGACAGTGTACGCTGGAGCCGGTTCCAAGGTGGAGCTGCCCTGCCGCCTGCCTCCCGGTGTGGGGATCCAGTCTTCTCTCACTGCCATGTGGACCCTGCCCGGGGGAGGCCCTGATCTCCTGGTGGCTGGAGACCGGGGCAACTTTACCCTTCGGCTGGAGGCTGTGGGTCAGGCCCAGGCCGGGACCTACACCTGCCGCATCCACCTGCAAGGGCGGCAGCTCAGTGCTACTGTCACTTTGGCAGTCATCACAG TCACTCCCAAGCCCTACGGATCATCCGGCAGCCTGAGAAAACCCTTCTGTGAGGTGACTCCGGCATCCGGACAAGAGCGCTTTGTGTGGAGCCCCCTGGACAAGCAGTCTCAGAGGAGTTCCCCAGGCCCCTGGCTGCTGACACCGGACTCTAGACCCCTCTCTCAGCCCTGGCAGTGCCGTCTGTACCAGGGGCAGAGACTTCTCGGGACTGCAGTGTACCTCACCGAGCTGTCTCATCCAG GTGCCCAGCGCTCCGGGAGAGCCCTGGGGGCAGCGAGAACAGCTCACCTCCCTCTCCTCATCCTTGGTCTCCTCTTCCTGTTTCTGTTGGTGACTGGAGCCTTTAGCTTTCACCTTTGGAGAAGACGG TGGCGACCCAGAAGATTCTCTGCCTTAGAGAATGGGACTCACCCCTCTCAGGCTTCGAGCAAGACAGGGGAGCTGGAGCCAGAGCTGGAGCCAGAACCAGATCCGGAGGTAGAACCGGAACCGGAACCTGAGCCGGAATCTCAGCCACAGCTGCAGCCGGAGCAACCCTGA
- the PTMS gene encoding parathymosin translates to MTPTTPLPPHIPAAARPPPGGPHRPRRAWSLAPSPRTLLSCRAPGDPAARRAAPARNRLPAPLEPHRSPVRAQRPIRPVSPLVRGRIGASGPGRGTGPGVSSSASRTASSHSCHLRAPSARRPTEPEPQPGPDGSDVTMGQPTPGRACGAPPTGGRGAHAGRLSGLAAGDLGVLWDLGSGGLVSNLDLGSVAPRRLPVRCSLPPRARSLPSLSSSYPHLSNLRFHPPPLSSPPSSRLPHPWEAPPVGQRRFISGFPARGRPRLVGGSSAGAGAASRGPSHHGLSAPATARTALPPALRTAAALRVSAPDPPPPHPARLCRLFLSPSLPSGRRCRCRRRRRHRARFRPRPASAVQGPSVQAPGPRLPASPGPGPGTMSEKSVEAAAELSAKDLKEKKEKVEEKAGRKERKKEVVEEEENGAEEEEEETAEDGEEEDEGDEEDEEEEEDEDEGPALKRAAEEEDEADPKRQKTENGASA, encoded by the exons ATGACCCCAACCACTCCGCTCCCTCCTCACATCCCGGCCGCCGCCAGACCTCCCCCGGGTGGGCCTCACCGTCCCCGCCGCGCCTGGAGCCTTGCCCCCTCACCCCGAACCCTGCTTTCCTGCCGG GCTCCCGGGGACCCTGCAGCCCGGCGGGCCGCTCCCGCCCGGAACCGGCTGCCCGCTCCGCTCGAGCCTCACCGGTCCCCGGTCCGGGCTCAGCGGCCCATCCGGCCGGTCTCGCCTCTCGTGCGCGGCAGGATCGGGGCTAGCGGCCCGGGACGCGGGACTGGTCCGGGCGTGAGCTCCTCGGCCTCCCGCACCGCCTCCTCTCACAGCTGCCACCTCCGTGCACCCTCCGCCCGTCGGCCCACGGAGCCCGAACCCCAGCCAGGCCCGGACGGAAGTGACGTCACGATGGGACAGCCCACCCCAGGCCGGGCCTGCGGAGCTCCGCCCACCGGCGGGCGTGGGGCGCACGCGGGGCGGCTCTCAGGCCTAGCTGCTGGGGACCTCGGGGTCCTCTGGGACTTGGGGAGTGGAGGCCTCGTTAGTAACCTGGACTTGGGTTCTGTGGCCCCGAGGAGGCTCCCTGTCAGG TGCTCCCTCCCGCCTCGCGCGCGCTCCCTCCCCTCGCTTTCATCCTCCTATCCCCACCTCTCCAACCTCCGCTTtcatccccctcccctctcctctcctcccagctcccgcctgccccacccctgggaagcccctcccgtCGGGCAGCGCCGCTTTATAAGCGGGTTCCCTGCCCGGGGGCGGCCGCGGCTGGTCGGCGGCAGCTCTGCGGGTGCGGGGGCGGCGAGCCGAGGACCGAGCCACCACGGCCTGAGCGCGCCGGCCACCGCCCGCACCGCCCTTCCGCCCGCCCTCCGGACGGCCGCAGCCCTGCGGGTCTCCGCTCCagacccacccccgccccaccccgcgcGCCTCTGCCGCCTCTTCCTGAGCCCCAGCTTGCCGAGCGGCCGCCGCTGCCgctgtcgccgccgccgccgccaccgcgccAGGTTCCGGCCGCGGCCAGCCTCTGCCGTCCAGGGCCCTTCTGTCCAGGCCCCGGGACCCCGACTCCCCGccagccccggccccggccccggcacCATGTCGGAGAAGAGCGTGGAGGCAGCGGCCGAGTTAAGCGCCAAG GAcctgaaggagaagaaagagaaggtggaggagaaggcaggCCGGAAAGAGCGAAAGAAAGAGGTGGTGGAG GAGGAGGAGAACGGCGccgaggaggaggaagaagaaactgCCGAGGACGGCGAGGAGGAGGATGAAGGGGAcgaggaag atgaggaagaagaagaagatgaggACGAAGGGCCCGCGCTGAAGAGAGCTGCTGAAGAGGAG GATGAAGCGGATCCCAAGCGGCAGAAGACAGAAAATGGGGCGTCGGCATGA
- the MLF2 gene encoding myeloid leukemia factor 2: MFRFMRDVEPEDPMFLMDPFAIHRQHMNRMLSGGFGYSPFLSITDGNLPGTRPASRRMQAGAVSPFGMLGMSGGFMDMFGMMNDMIGNMEHMTAGGNCQTFSSSTVISYSNTGDGAPKVYQETSEMRSAPGGIRETRRTVRDSDSGLEQMSIGHHIRDRAHILQRSRNHRTGDQEERQDYINLDESEAAAFDDEWRRETSRFRQQRPLEFRRHEASGGGGRRAEGPPRLAIQGPEDSPSRQSRRYDW; this comes from the exons ATGTTCCGCTTCATGAGGGACGTGGAGCCCGAGGACCCCATGTTCCTGAT GGACCCCTTTGCCATTCACCGTCAGCACATGAACCGGATGTTGTCAGGGGGGTTTGGATATAGCCCCTTCCTCAGCATCACAGATGGCAATCTGCCAGGGACCCGGCCTGCCAGCCGCAGGATGCAG GCTGGGGCTGTCTCCCCTTTTGGAATGCTGGGAATG TCAGGCGGCTTCATGGACATGTTTGGGATGATGAACGACATGATCGGCAACATG gagCACATGACAGCCGGAGGCAATTGCCAgaccttctcctcctccactgTCATCTCCTACTCCAACACCGGCGACGGGGCCCCCAAGGTCTACCAAGAGACGTCGGAGATGCGCTCGGCCCCAGGCGGG ATCCGGGAGACCCGGCGGACCGTGCGCGACTCCGACAGCGGGCTGGAGCAGATGTCCATTGGGCATCACATCCGGGACCGGGCTCACATCCTCCAGCGCTCCCGAAACCATCGCACGGGGGACCAGGAGGAGCGGCAGGACTATATCAACCTGGACGAGA GTGAGGCCGCGGCCTTTGATGACGAGTGGCGGAGGGAGACTTCCCGATTCCGGCAGCAGCGCCCTCTGGAATTTCGGAGGCACGAGGCTTCCGGGGGTGGAGGACGAAGGGCTGAGGGGCCTCCCCGCCTGGCTATACAGGGACCCGAGGACTCCCCATCCCGACAGTCGCGCCGCTACGACTGGTGA